In a genomic window of Candidatus Omnitrophota bacterium:
- a CDS encoding DNA polymerase IV: protein MLVKTIVHIDMDAFFASVEQADNPALKGKPVVIGADPKHGKGRGVVSTCSYEARKFGIHSAMPISAAYQKCPHAIFLPGRMSRYREISDHVFRILYDFTPDIEPISIDEAFLDITGTRRLHGTAVKTCLKIKERINKETGLTASVGIAPIKMAAKIASDLCKPDGILEIKKDKMLDFLWPLPIEKLWGVGPKTKIYLNKLGIQTIKDLAKHSRQELCQKLGESGDHFYYLANGIDPRGVELEGETKSVSHEHTFEIDTKDKEVLYKILLYLSEKVSRRLRLEGLKGKTVTIKVRYEGFQTYTRAATLGFSTNFVDNIYQKAKELFEGFYSASNKVRLIGVKVSNFKNLYVQENLFEDQTDKKKECIHKAVDSIKDKYGEKSIHRAA from the coding sequence GGTTGTCATCGGAGCAGACCCGAAGCATGGCAAAGGCCGTGGCGTTGTTTCGACATGTTCTTATGAAGCAAGAAAGTTTGGCATTCATTCGGCGATGCCGATATCAGCGGCATATCAAAAGTGTCCTCATGCGATATTCTTGCCGGGTCGAATGTCTCGTTATCGCGAGATTTCAGATCATGTTTTTAGAATCCTTTATGATTTTACTCCAGACATTGAGCCGATTAGTATCGACGAAGCTTTCCTGGATATTACAGGAACACGTCGTTTGCACGGAACGGCTGTAAAGACATGTTTAAAAATAAAAGAACGGATTAATAAAGAGACAGGCTTGACCGCCTCTGTTGGCATTGCTCCTATAAAGATGGCAGCAAAGATTGCCTCAGATCTTTGCAAGCCTGATGGCATTCTTGAGATTAAAAAAGATAAGATGTTAGATTTTTTGTGGCCACTTCCCATTGAAAAATTGTGGGGCGTAGGACCTAAAACAAAAATATATCTAAATAAACTTGGCATTCAAACAATTAAGGATTTAGCCAAGCATTCCAGGCAAGAGCTTTGTCAGAAACTTGGTGAGTCTGGAGATCATTTTTATTATTTGGCAAACGGCATTGATCCGCGCGGTGTTGAGTTGGAAGGAGAGACAAAGTCTGTTAGTCATGAGCATACTTTTGAAATTGACACGAAAGACAAAGAAGTTTTATATAAAATATTATTATATTTAAGTGAAAAAGTTTCTCGTCGTTTAAGACTTGAGGGGCTGAAAGGGAAGACGGTTACAATCAAAGTACGATATGAAGGCTTTCAAACATATACGCGTGCAGCGACGCTTGGTTTTTCAACGAATTTTGTTGATAACATTTATCAAAAAGCAAAAGAGTTGTTTGAGGGATTTTATTCTGCATCAAATAAAGTGCGCTTAATTGGCGTTAAGGTTTCTAATTTTAAGAATTTGTATGTTCAAGAGAATTTGTTTGAGGATCAGACGGATAAGAAAAAAGAGTGTATTCATAAGGCGGTTGATTCTATTAAGGATAAATATGGCGAGAAGTCTATTCATCGAGCAGCATAA
- a CDS encoding cyclophilin-like fold protein codes for MKNIVIHIGDLEIRAKLNGSQTAGLIWDSLPIKSFTSLWGEEIYFQIPVKCDLEEGFSSEAAEIGDLGYWPEGDCFCIFFGPTPISKPGEIRPASNVNIVGKIEADWQVLKSVGENETVLIEEDGQ; via the coding sequence ATGAAAAATATTGTTATTCATATAGGGGATTTAGAAATTCGGGCTAAATTAAACGGTTCTCAAACTGCGGGTCTTATTTGGGATAGTCTTCCGATTAAATCGTTTACAAGTCTCTGGGGCGAGGAAATTTATTTTCAGATACCGGTCAAATGTGATTTGGAGGAAGGTTTTTCGTCAGAGGCAGCGGAAATAGGAGATTTGGGATATTGGCCTGAGGGAGATTGTTTTTGTATATTTTTTGGCCCTACGCCAATTAGCAAACCAGGAGAGATTCGTCCGGCAAGCAATGTTAATATTGTTGGAAAGATTGAAGCTGATTGGCAGGTTTTAAAGTCTGTTGGTGAGAATGAGACCGTTCTCATTGAAGAAGATGGTCAATAA
- the rmuC gene encoding DNA recombination protein RmuC, translating to MQISVWVLIGSVAAIVVSFVVSILILKEIVRKEVRQEFDFSRGQLQEKSETEMEIKKQAVESSVKDLKESIDKYAQMVHRFEKDRDEKYGSLANELKNTSQATVRLQETTSQLTNVLGNNQKRGEWGERMAEDIIQLCGLREGVNYKKQAKIDSSGTKPDYTFLLPNKHKINMDVKFPLSNYQQMVNAEDVNQKDMHKKQFLSDVKQRLKEIQNRSYINPAEGTLDFVLVFIPNEQVFGFIQENFPGLVDEALKQKVVLCSPFTLYSMLSVIRQAFENFYYEKATKEIIRMIDLFVKTYATFKERFASLGDAMKKTVHLYADIRDKSFKNLDTKINRIEDFKKGKMSSSEEPLIIDVKEEGE from the coding sequence ATGCAAATTTCTGTATGGGTTTTAATCGGGTCTGTTGCCGCTATTGTTGTTTCATTTGTTGTGTCGATTCTTATATTAAAGGAAATCGTTCGTAAAGAAGTGCGTCAGGAATTTGATTTTTCAAGAGGGCAACTTCAGGAAAAGTCAGAGACAGAAATGGAAATTAAGAAACAAGCTGTTGAAAGCTCTGTCAAAGATTTAAAAGAATCGATTGATAAGTATGCCCAGATGGTGCATCGTTTCGAAAAAGATCGTGATGAAAAATATGGAAGCCTTGCTAATGAGCTTAAGAATACTTCGCAGGCAACCGTTCGATTGCAGGAAACGACAAGTCAATTAACAAATGTTTTGGGGAATAACCAAAAGCGTGGCGAGTGGGGTGAACGAATGGCAGAGGACATTATCCAGCTCTGCGGACTTCGCGAAGGGGTTAATTATAAAAAACAAGCTAAAATTGATTCTTCTGGAACTAAGCCAGATTATACCTTTTTGCTTCCTAATAAGCATAAAATTAATATGGATGTAAAGTTTCCTCTGAGCAATTATCAGCAGATGGTCAACGCTGAAGATGTTAATCAAAAAGATATGCATAAAAAGCAATTTTTGTCTGACGTTAAACAGCGGCTTAAGGAGATTCAGAATCGATCATATATTAATCCTGCAGAAGGAACGCTTGATTTTGTGTTGGTTTTTATTCCTAATGAGCAAGTTTTTGGTTTTATTCAGGAGAATTTTCCAGGGTTGGTGGATGAGGCATTAAAGCAAAAGGTTGTTTTATGCTCACCTTTTACTTTGTATTCGATGCTTTCTGTTATTCGTCAGGCGTTTGAGAATTTTTATTATGAAAAAGCGACAAAAGAAATTATTCGTATGATTGATCTTTTTGTTAAGACATACGCTACGTTCAAAGAACGCTTTGCGTCATTGGGCGATGCAATGAAAAAAACTGTTCATCTGTATGCGGATATCCGCGACAAAAGCTTTAAGAATTTAGATACAAAGATTAATCGCATCGAAGATTTTAAAAAGGGAAAAATGTCCTCTTCAGAGGAACCTCTTATTATTGATGTCAAAGAAGAAGGTGAGTAG
- the pgeF gene encoding peptidoglycan editing factor PgeF yields the protein MSVVRYSKIFPKSVVALTTDRGCDFFFSKSTPNLTHKQKMFFVRHKVKGVNNFYNIQQIHGKRVILAKKKDFNNQKSIPKADALVTNEKGVVLAVRTADCIPLFLFDPKNKALGLIHGGWRSIKKEIVAVTIKIMTVKYKTRSKDLKVAFGPSIRACCFEVEKSFLKKFPTSAVEKNGKYYVDLVSVAKKQLKGLGVQQKNIFDVKICTCCNHQFFSFRRGDTSSGRIASVAVLT from the coding sequence TTGTCTGTTGTTCGTTATTCTAAAATCTTTCCAAAGTCAGTGGTTGCTTTGACAACCGACCGAGGATGTGATTTTTTCTTTTCTAAAAGTACTCCCAACCTAACTCATAAACAAAAGATGTTTTTCGTTCGACACAAAGTTAAAGGTGTTAATAATTTTTATAATATCCAACAAATCCATGGCAAACGTGTTATTCTTGCAAAAAAGAAAGATTTTAATAATCAAAAAAGTATTCCGAAAGCGGATGCTTTGGTAACAAACGAAAAAGGCGTTGTGCTAGCGGTCCGAACAGCGGATTGCATTCCTTTGTTTTTATTTGACCCTAAAAACAAGGCCCTTGGTTTAATTCATGGAGGCTGGCGATCGATTAAAAAAGAGATTGTCGCAGTGACCATAAAAATAATGACGGTTAAATACAAAACAAGGTCAAAAGATCTCAAGGTTGCTTTTGGGCCATCGATTCGAGCTTGTTGCTTTGAAGTTGAAAAAAGCTTTTTGAAGAAATTCCCAACGTCGGCAGTAGAAAAGAATGGCAAATATTACGTTGATCTGGTTTCAGTTGCAAAAAAGCAGCTCAAAGGCCTAGGTGTTCAGCAAAAGAATATTTTTGATGTTAAAATATGCACGTGTTGCAACCATCAATTCTTTTCTTTTCGTCGGGGAGATACTTCTTCTGGAAGAATAGCTTCTGTAGCTGTGCTTACGTAA
- a CDS encoding divalent-cation tolerance protein CutA: MNIVILITAKNQREAKKISSKLLEKKLVACCNIIKGVQSFFWWKGKIDSASEVMLVLKTKKSLFLKIVSTVKKLHSYETPEIIALPIVAGDKSYLKWINASVDV, translated from the coding sequence ATGAATATCGTTATTTTAATTACGGCAAAGAATCAGAGAGAAGCAAAAAAGATTTCTAGTAAACTTCTAGAAAAAAAGCTTGTGGCTTGTTGTAACATCATTAAAGGTGTTCAGTCGTTTTTTTGGTGGAAGGGTAAGATCGATTCGGCTAGCGAGGTCATGCTGGTTTTAAAAACAAAAAAGAGTCTTTTTTTAAAAATTGTTAGTACGGTTAAAAAACTTCATAGTTATGAAACGCCTGAGATTATTGCTTTGCCAATTGTTGCAGGTGATAAGAGTTATTTAAAATGGATCAATGCGTCTGTAGACGTATAA
- a CDS encoding TlpA disulfide reductase family protein: MKTFGRIFIVCALIVFAFSFSNVSGQFFGLQNPLVGEPAPDFRLSTLSKDSVSFSEYRNGGRAIVFFWATWCPHCRTALRDLSLKKDMIEQKQIKIALVDVGESGAKVESYLRKNNINLDVFLDKDSSVAEAYAVSGVPSFYYVDSDGTVTAVNHGLPQDLESLF, translated from the coding sequence ATGAAAACATTTGGACGTATTTTTATTGTTTGTGCTTTAATTGTTTTTGCATTTAGTTTTTCAAATGTGTCAGGACAGTTTTTTGGTCTTCAGAATCCTCTCGTAGGGGAGCCGGCACCTGATTTTAGACTTTCAACTCTTAGCAAAGATTCTGTTAGTTTTTCTGAGTATCGCAATGGAGGAAGAGCGATTGTATTTTTTTGGGCAACATGGTGTCCTCATTGTCGAACAGCGCTAAGAGATTTGAGTCTTAAAAAAGATATGATTGAGCAAAAACAAATTAAAATTGCTCTTGTTGATGTTGGAGAAAGTGGTGCTAAGGTTGAATCTTATCTTAGAAAAAATAACATTAATCTTGATGTTTTTTTAGATAAAGATTCTTCTGTTGCAGAGGCGTATGCTGTTTCGGGAGTTCCAAGTTTTTATTATGTTGATTCCGACGGTACGGTGACTGCCGTTAATCATGGTTTGCCGCAGGATCTTGAAAGTCTTTTTTAA
- a CDS encoding peptidyl-prolyl cis-trans isomerase, with translation MLKILRKKGVAKKLLWIMAVMITVSFVFFGISSSLMQPNSIRYAGEISGKKISMEDFQDALMHVQNQAIMRYGENFFKIKNFLDLESEAWDRLILLREGKKRKIKIANNEVIKTIANLGFFKRDGKFDPALYNQIVQYVFKCSPRDFEEGIRGSLVFTKIYEQETDLMTVSDEEALEAYKNQNEKIDISYVLIPFLEYQKNVQSTDEEIASYYQAHQNNFKTPPMINVEYLALEYPKDATDEQKINIESQADNLTLDLNSDNIDFLDLAKKYDLKVQESGFFSQENPNLNLGWPLEIFQEALSIKPESIAGPIKTSKGFYVLKLKEQKEPYVPELDQVKDKVKEALAYDKSKELAKKKSEDVLEKIKKSFEDKSNQTFDVAAKQLELKAEKPAPFTRGQYLPGIGTAQNFHKAAFALTAGNRLSDPTEISTGYCIVYLNAFVPIDENAFEEKKEELKTQLLEEKKNTAFKNFLDQLRQKSNLIDNIKKLKEEQKKTNS, from the coding sequence ATGTTAAAAATTCTACGTAAAAAAGGTGTCGCCAAGAAACTTTTATGGATTATGGCCGTCATGATCACGGTGTCCTTTGTTTTCTTTGGTATTTCTTCCTCTTTGATGCAGCCAAATTCTATTCGATACGCAGGAGAGATTTCTGGAAAAAAGATCTCAATGGAAGACTTTCAAGATGCTTTAATGCATGTCCAAAATCAAGCCATTATGCGTTATGGAGAAAATTTCTTTAAGATCAAAAATTTCCTTGATCTAGAATCTGAGGCTTGGGATAGACTTATTCTTCTGCGCGAAGGAAAAAAACGAAAAATTAAAATCGCGAACAATGAAGTAATCAAAACTATTGCTAATCTCGGATTTTTTAAAAGAGATGGAAAATTTGATCCAGCTCTATACAATCAAATTGTTCAATATGTCTTTAAATGTAGCCCTCGTGATTTTGAAGAAGGAATTCGAGGCTCTCTTGTATTTACAAAAATTTACGAGCAAGAAACAGACCTTATGACTGTATCGGATGAGGAAGCGCTTGAAGCTTACAAGAATCAAAATGAGAAAATCGATATTTCTTATGTTCTAATTCCATTCTTGGAATATCAAAAGAATGTTCAATCAACAGATGAAGAAATTGCCTCTTATTATCAAGCACATCAAAATAATTTTAAAACTCCTCCTATGATCAATGTTGAGTATTTAGCGCTTGAATACCCGAAGGATGCAACAGATGAACAAAAAATAAATATCGAGAGTCAAGCTGACAATCTTACCCTAGATCTTAACAGCGACAATATCGACTTTCTAGATTTAGCAAAGAAATATGATCTTAAAGTTCAGGAAAGCGGATTCTTTAGTCAAGAAAACCCAAATCTTAATCTCGGCTGGCCACTAGAAATCTTTCAAGAGGCCCTGAGCATAAAACCAGAATCGATTGCCGGCCCTATCAAAACATCCAAAGGATTCTATGTCTTAAAACTTAAAGAACAAAAAGAACCCTATGTTCCTGAGCTTGATCAAGTAAAAGACAAAGTCAAAGAAGCTCTGGCGTATGACAAATCTAAAGAATTAGCAAAAAAGAAATCTGAAGATGTTTTAGAGAAAATAAAAAAATCATTTGAAGATAAGTCTAATCAAACTTTTGATGTCGCGGCAAAACAGCTTGAACTAAAAGCTGAAAAACCAGCCCCTTTTACTCGAGGACAATACCTCCCTGGTATTGGAACTGCGCAAAACTTTCACAAAGCCGCTTTTGCACTAACCGCAGGAAATCGCCTCAGCGATCCAACAGAAATAAGCACTGGATATTGCATTGTTTACTTGAATGCATTTGTCCCGATTGACGAAAATGCGTTTGAAGAAAAGAAGGAAGAATTAAAAACACAATTGCTTGAAGAAAAAAAGAATACGGCATTTAAAAACTTCTTAGATCAGCTAAGACAAAAATCAAATCTTATTGATAATATCAAGAAACTCAAAGAAGAACAAAAAAAGACTAATTCTTAA